One genomic segment of Odocoileus virginianus isolate 20LAN1187 ecotype Illinois chromosome 17, Ovbor_1.2, whole genome shotgun sequence includes these proteins:
- the H2BN1 gene encoding histone H2A.N: MHFICLHGLQFPKRKLTIYIPAKEKDEWVRSATGKKRRKKKEAYFNYMGKLLKQVHPDFSGCSWILDALRALEDWQLKWVSLEAVRLSLYNHRRAITSREILKAVKQRCCQKSLGTDEVDLHGSVVEMIALVQKKKKEKNWVFWRVELKDKVSERNPLKQRSCWDTLGL, translated from the exons ATGCATTTCATTTGCTTACATGGCCTACAGTTCCCTAAGAGGAAGCTCACAATTTATATCCCAGCCAAAGAGAAGGATGAGTGGGTCCGCTCTGCCactgggaagaagaggaggaagaagaaggaggCATATTTTAATTACATGGGGAAACTCCTAAAGCAA GTCCACCCAGACTTCAGTGGGTGCTCCTGGATCTTGGATGCCCTGAGAGCGCTGGAGGATTGGCAGCTGAAATGGGTTAGCCTGGAGGCGGTCAGATTGTCCCTCTACAACCACAGAAGAGCCATCACCAGCAGAGAGATCCTCAAGGCAGTCAAGCAGAGATGCTGTCAGAAGAGCTTAGGAACAGATGAAGTGGATCTCCATGGCTCTGTTGTTGAAATGATTGCacttgtccaaaaaaaaaaaaaagaaaaaaattgggtcTTTTGGAGGGTTGAGTTGAAAGACAAAGTATCTGAGAGGAACCCACTGAAGCAGCGGTCTTGCTGGGACACACTTGGTCTCTGA